From a single Portunus trituberculatus isolate SZX2019 chromosome 15, ASM1759143v1, whole genome shotgun sequence genomic region:
- the LOC123504190 gene encoding uncharacterized protein LOC123504190, whose product MSHLSNFNRIKGEPVHYFTGRVRAFWKDLVFFSDARNVAVIEIHDLYINGKRAFSKDLSYLEDLVRNSDWKKSPELHSYVSEYPYDIPTPWPYQLSGKALWKAKCAWLGWIPNCIKNANINNIVHMPISYYSGLVKKIFMDNILFGDMRNDIMVSSDNVYVNGERGFKRNTHDSTDSSWIKIRAYIIRLDVLTNMHLGPLPDLPIWPKDSLCSDMWVAKFAWFGDMPNEVRDQIGRYHVIRMNQWSNICHVPWKDKSAQQVSANKESWKDRYNYDDKQRVPEKEIRSCHLLVPTEQPAGYMRGALLLADSKQALMTSYVDLIAFSKDNFYVNGQKFKDNYDLCFFFKNRRVCLNAWVIPFDKPKVIFNINVAWHAVCVWYGSPPKDLEHIKNSACGKTVDDLVESPSSVTLTHFLGNVYDLHYDSGELMSKAGLDQSVKVSFSRKVVYMYGRKFNTDCSLLDNQQVLQNNIWSVLAYPVLTDMANGIPHYQALVIWQYEDQHSMHVISKIITEFVEETKNCCKRKEKVTQHMSGYIAKISDNYGIMKVESASVDNIYLYFRKEVLYIDGKLFPKNICLPAKEQGRQCNAECKTMLPKDVDGYQVTMEATLLWIGRKPSLESRKPAPDFSGNPQHVQNTDCSDYNEHYAANMQTESYTRPGRVLHIAEGVKVGSVFIVDKHCGLIICSNIIAVFSSDTFYVNGNKLSSNDSLDNFCSENKITVKAKIVTLKAPKIVLNCAVMCEAICTWIGQEPSDLTRLQREHLIKRNKSCDIPKISHKSLLYFVGKISPVSKDVALLASSTPEGTSKILFSKENIFINGSVVDKDDIFEKWKRTSSHSWWSVLACPISPKYIMGHSVCYSAVAVWDMSHHHKMRKVLPLVACQVNDKPDKQEYCTNGKLSGPKKSALVTQEASLHTLQLKECSKEKLLQVKGSSQLNDSSVIVSNITKECSKDETIVSSVDLALSPENEFCGKHIRGHVVKKTGRGGIALWRSQIFEGLVFIEFNTETLYHDLEPIVEIWRVNDVKSRACNFYVIPVPHHRIGEYVVSLKATCGWMGKKPSHLPSPGTQLLSKIDLSSVHVTQPNDMQGSESEMVQVSQEYHQKGNTVNERNLAKNHIQLELPVTGKFKNMMQETKNEEASRTGCGTRKPAQPVLPSRLPNADECGKIWEDKNKKQIHHQGSIVEVHSSVGQLKGEDGSLHYFPRESCHLYGVPLLNVELWHVLAEDDPVLYTVIELVPGMIKVQKVWLGALELPNKKITNEHILAWCQMKLVPDGARDILISQLEMQ is encoded by the exons ATGTCACATTTATCAAATTTTAACAGGATAAAGGGTGAACCTGTACACTATTTTACTGGCAGAGTAAGAGCTTTTTGGAAAGATCTGGTGTTTTTCTCTGATGCAAGAAATGTTGCAGTTATTGAAATTCATGATTTGTACATAAATGGAAAGCGAGCATTTTCAAAAGATTTGAGTTATTTAGAAGACTTGGTAAGAAATAGTGATTGGAAAAAATCTCCAGAATTGCATTCCTATGTAAGTGAATACCCTTATGATATTCCCACTCCTTGGCCCTACCAACTCTCAGGGAAAGCTCTTTGGAAAGCCAAGTGTGCTTGGTTGGGTTGGATTCCTAATTGCATAAAAAATGCCAATATCAATAATATTGTTCATATGCCCATCAGTTACTACAGTggtttggtaaaaaaaatatttatggaTAATATTCTATTTGGGGACATGAGAAATGATATAATGGTTTCTTCAGATAATGTTTATGTCAATGGAGAGAGAGGTTTTAAAAGGAACACCCACGATTCCACAGATTCTTCTTGGATTAAAATCCGCGCTTACATCATCAGATTAGATGTTTTAACAAACATGCATCTTGGACCTCTACCTGATTTGCCCATTTGGCCCAAAGACAGTTTGTGTTCAGACATGTGGGTGGCAAAGTTTGCTTGGTTTGGTGATATGCCTAATGAAGTGAGGGATCAAATTGGAAGATATCATGTCATTCGCATGAACCAGTGGAGTAACATATGTCATGTTCCATGGAAGGATAAGAGTGCTCAGCAGGTGTCTGCCAATAAAGAATCTTGGAAAGACAGATACAACTATGATGATAAACAGAGAGtccctgaaaaagaaataagatctTGCCATTTATTGGTGCCAACAGAACAACCAGCTGGATACATGAGAGGGGCTCTCCTGTTGGCTGACAGTAAGCAGGCACTTATGACAAGTTATGTTGATTTGATTGCTTTCAGCAAGGATAACTTTTATGTTAATGGGCAAAAATTCAAAGATAATTatgatctttgttttttctttaaaaatCGTAGAGTTTGCTTAAATGCATGGGTGATACCCTTTGATAAACCAAAAGTGATATTCAACATAAATGTTGCATGGCATGCAGTGTGTGTTTGGTATGGAAGTCCACCAAAGGATTTGGAACACATTAAGAATAGTGCTTGTGGAAAAACTGTGGATGACTTAGTAGAAAGTCCTTCTTCTGTCACATTAACTCATTTTTTGGGAAATGTCTATGATTTACATTATGATTCAGGTGAGCTCATGAGTAAAGCTGGCCTTGATCAATCTGTGAAAGTATCTTTTTCAAGAAAAGTTGTTTACATGTATGGAAGAAAATTTAACACAGACTGCTCTCTCCTTGACAACCAACAAGTATTACAGAACAACATTTGGTCAGTTTTAGCATATCCAGTGTTAACAGATATGGCCAATGGCATTCCACATTATCAAGCATTAGTTATATGGCAATATGAAGACCAGCACTCAATGCATGTAATATCAAAGATTATCACAGAATTTGTGGAGGAAACGAAAAATTGttgcaaaagaaaagagaaagtaaccCAACACATGTCTGGATATATAGCAAAGATTTCTGATAATTATGGTATCATGAAAGTTGAAAGTGCATCAGTGGATAATATCTACTTATACTTTAGGAAGGAAGTTCTTTATATTGATGGAAAGTTATTTCCAAAAAATATCTGTCTTCCAgcaaaagaacaaggaaggcaGTGTAATGCAGAATGTAAGACTATGCTGCCAAAAGATGTTGATGGTTATCAGGTTACTATGGAAGCAACATTGCTATGGATTGGAAGGAAACCATCACTTGAATCTAGAAAACCTGCACCAGATTTTTCAGGGAACCCTCAACATGTACAAAACACTGATTGTAGTGATTACAATGAACACTATGCTGCAAATATGCAAACTGAATCATACACCAGGCCTGGTAGGGTCCTTCATATTgctgaaggagtgaaggtggGTAGTGTCTTTATTGTTGACAAACACTGTGGACTTATTATTTGCTCAAATATCATTGCTGTCTTTTCCAGTGATACCTTTTATGTGAATGGGAACAAATTAAGCAGTAATGATTCCTTGGATAATTTTTGCTCAGAAAATAAGATTACTGTAAAAGCTAAGATAGTGACTTTAAAAGCACCAAAAATTGTGCTGAATTGTGCAGTTATGTGTGAAGCCATTTGTACCTGGATTGGGCAAGAGCCAAGTGACCTCACACGTTTACAAAGAGAACATCTCATTAAAAGAAACAAATCTTGTGATATTCCCAAGATATCACACAAGTCTTTGTTATACTTTGTGGGAAAAATAAGTCCTGTTTCTAAAGATGTTGCACTACTTGCCAGTTCAACTCCTGAGGGGACATCAAAAATTCTCTTTTCAAAAGAAAATATCTTTATAAATGGAAGTGTTGTAGATAAAGATGACATTtttgaaaaatggaagagaaccTCCTCTCATAGTTGGTGGTCTGTTCTTGCTTGTCCTATATCTCCAAAATATATAATGGGTCATTCAGTGTGCTACTCTGCTGTTGCAGTTTGGGATATGAGTCATCACCACAAGATGAGAAAAGTGTTACCTTTAGTAGCTTGTCAGGTAAATGATAAACCTGATAAACAAGAGTATTGCACAAATGGAAAACTCAGTGGACCAAAGAAATCAGCACTAGTCACACAAGAAGCATCATTACATACCTTGCAGCTGAAGGAATGCAGCAAAGAAAAGTTGCTACAGGTTAAAGGGTCATCACAATTGAATGACTCCTCAGTGATagtctccaacattaccaaagAATGCTCTAAAGATGAAACTATTGTATCTTCTGTTGATTTAGCGCTGTCTCCTGAAAACGAATTTTGTGGAAAGCACATTAGAGGACATGTTGTGAAAAAGACTGGAAGAGGGGGTATAGCTCTGTGGAGAAGCCAGATCTTTGAGGGCTTGGTTTTTATTGAATTTAATACAGAAACTTTATACCATGACTTGGAGCCTATTGTTGAAATATGGAGAGTCAATGATGTCAAGTCAAGAGCTTGTAACTTTTATGTAATTCCTGTACCACATCATAGGATTGGTGAATATGTGGTGAGTCTTAAAGCAACGTGTGGCTGGATGGGAAAGAAGCCATCACACCTTCCATCACCTGGCACCCAGCTTTTGTCTAAAATTGATCTGAGTAGTGTTCATGTAACTCAACCAAATGATATGCAAGGTAGTGAATCAGAAATGGTGCAAGTATCCCAAGAATATCATCAGAAGGGTAATACTGTAAATGAAAGAAACCTTGCAAAGAATCACATTCAATTAGAGCTACCTGTCACTGGAAAGTTCAAGAACATGATGCAGGAAACTAAAAATGAAGAAGCTTCAAGGACAGGCTGTGGGACACGAAAGCCAGCACAACCTGTGCTGCCGTCTAGACTTCCAAATGCTGATGAATGTGGAAAAATCTGGgaggacaagaacaaaaagcaaATCCATCATCAAGGTTCCATTGTCGAGGTTCACTCCAGTGTAGGTCAGCTAAAGGGAGAAGATGgaagtcttcactactttccaCGTGAAAGCTGCCACCTTTATGGTGTCCCTCTTCTTAATGTGGAGCTGTGGCATGTTCTTGCTGAAG ATGATCCTGTTCTGTATACTGTGATAGAGCTTGTTCCTGGGATGATAAAAGTTCAGAAGGTGTGGCTTGGAGCTCTTGAACTGCCAAATAAGAAGATCACAAATGAACATATTCTTGCTTGGTGTCAGATGAAGTTGGTGCCTGATGGCGCTCGAGACATCTTG